The Lathyrus oleraceus cultivar Zhongwan6 chromosome 5, CAAS_Psat_ZW6_1.0, whole genome shotgun sequence genome includes the window CTCTCTGAAGCACCGAGAGAAATTCCTATTATAACCGAGTGAACAATAATCCCCAACTCCAATACCTATAGCAAAATCAAAATAATCCATCACAATCGATTCAAATTACAAGTAACATATATAAATTTGTACTATAATTACCTGTGATATAACCCTATGACGAAGATGTTCTGAGGATGGATCCGCAGAAACATGGCCATGTGCATGACCATGTGAGGCATGAGTATGAACATGCACATGTCCTTCATGCTCAGCATCCTTCTCCACATCTGTGTGATTTTCAACTTGTGTAGGTGTCTTCTTAGAGTACTGATTTTGAAAATAAGCAGTTGCATAAGTATCAATCATAAGACTTCCCATGGCAGTGCACATTGCCACAAAACCTGTGAAAGGAAAATCACCCCAAGGATGTTCCTTTAAACAAGGAGAAGTAAGATTCTCAAAAGCATCCGGAAGCACATGAATGAATCCGGTGGATAATATCACACCAGCAGCAAAGGCTTTGATGATAAAAAATATATCTTTTTCCGGGCTTAAAGCAGGGATCAATTTCCCAAGAACTGGGATACAAACACCAATTGCACTTGCTACTAGTATTGAAGCTAAAGCTACTATTTTGTAACGTAGGGCTTCGGCTATATTTcgatcttcatcttcttcgttACATGTGCACTCTGCAGATATTAGAGTTGGAATTACAAAAAGGATCAAGATAGAAAAAACTGATAGTTTAATATTTGTTTTGAATCCCATTTAAATAACAACAAGAATAAAAACTAGGTAGATGAAGAGTGTGTGTATATTGAACAAGTGATAAAATGATTTTATATAGTTAGGATAAGTGAATGTTAGGGTTTGGAAAGATCATAATTAGCGCAAAATTACGACAACATAATGGATTTTATCTTACAGTATTAGAGTAAAAGTGTGTTAATATGTCCATATATAAGACTAATAATTGAAAAGTTTGTGTTTAAATATGAAAAGTCAATTAGCATAAGGAAAATTTATGTTATTATGACAACACTTACTACTGAATGACGATATTTATTTTCATTGAAAAGAATGATAAATGATGatatttcttttgattttttttacagCTTAGTCAGCTTATAAACTAAAGTCATCTTAGTCAAAATTATTTACAAATTTAACTTGTATAAAtcaaaattatatatatatatatatatatatatatatatatatatatataataatcAAATTACATAAATATGTCAAACTTAATAACATGACACATCTGATAATTCTTTACCGCATATTAGTATAACAAAATACACTGTTGGATTAAAAactattatcatatagatcatgtctataaaatttaatatcaatCGAAACAATCATTTAACATGTTAACGATGTTGGAATTAAACTCAAAACTTTGAGTAATTCCGAGTtaatcttgatgaacaagattcaatcaaCCGATCAAAtttccaatatatatatatatatatatatatatatatatatatatatatatatatatatatatataatcaaatTACATCAATATGTCAAACTTAATAACATGACACATCTGATAATTCTTTACCGCATATTAGTATAACAAAATACACCGTTGGATTAAAAactattatcatatagatcatgtctataaaatttaacatcaatcgAAAATCATTTAACATGTTAACGATGTTGGAATTAAACTCAAAACTTTGAGTAATTCCAAGTTAATCTTGATGAACACAATTTAATCAACCGATCAAATTTCCacttgttcttcactcttcactcgagtgaatcaaccaaccttggTTGCAAGATTGTATCATTGCAGAATGATgatgaaaataagaaaagaaaattgaataatgatgatgaaaataagaaaagaaaattgaataAGAAAGAAGATTAGGGTTTGACGGAAATTGGGGAAGAAGATGATTTCTGCATACTCTCTCTGTCCACCGTCTGTGGAAAATCTTGTTAATTTTGTAATTGcaagtgattacaagattgttacaaaattattataaaaatagGGGTTATCCCCTCTATTTATAATTGAGCTAGCTTGCTCCCTGAGCTAAAGCCCAAAAAATTACAAAGGCCCAAAATACCTATTTTGGTCTAAGTCGAAATCTTGTGTcaagcaacctgcttcgacaATTCAACATCTAATACAACTCGCCGCACACTACATGTTTCGACACATCCTTGTTTCTGTCGAGCACTACCtacttcgacacaaggaattataattcaacacaccacctaattcattgtgtctaagctatctacattcatcatagatcTTAACTTCTTAAACACTTCGACCTATACTCCTTTCGTCATGATATCTGCAATCTaattctcagttctgcagtgttccaagTTCAGCTTCGCTTCTGCTACATGCTCTCGGAGATAGTGGAACCTCgtttcgatgtgcttgcttcgtCCATGTGTTATCGGATTCTTCGCCATATTGATGGCggacatgttgtcgatcttcatggtaattgctccatgattcttccttgtaatctcttcgaccagattcaccatccgttttgcttgacatgcacaaagagaagtAGCTATGTACTCTGCTTCACACGACGACAGTGCCACTACTGGATCCTTTCTCAAACTCCAAGCAAATGATGCACCACCTAACATAAACACATAACCAACTGTGGATTTTCTATCCACGACATCACTACACCAACTCGAGCCGGTGTATCCCATTAGCTTGCATTCTTTTCTTTCACCAGCTGCAGGAtacaaaatgccatagtcgagagttcctttcagataccttagtatcctcttcgtcgctgctagGTAAGATACCTTTGCCTTCTGCACGAATCTACTCATCATACCTATATTGTATGCTAgatcaggccttgtgtgacaaaggtatcaaagtgatccaatgagtcttATATAATGCATTGgatcaacatcatcttcatctaTGTCTTTCGACAGTTGCAATttgggctcagctggagtcgaagttgggttgcaatcttgcatctcaaatctcttgagtatttcgcctacatatcttctttggtgcatcatcaaacctctaccactcttgtagaattcaataccaaggaaatatgagagatttcccaagtcggacatttcaaactcctcacttaggtcatgtttgaaatcTTCGTTCTTCTTTTTGCAACTTCATattatcaacaggtcatcgacatagagacatagtattcTAGATTTAATCTAGTTTTCTCCCTACACTCAACAATGCTAACCACACCCCTTCCAACACTTATTTATTTAGTTAAACCATAATAACTAAATAAATTACACACaattataattaataaaataaaataaaccataaataattaaaaataaaataattaataaaattggAGTGTTACACACAGTCCTAATCTCATGAAGACTCAGAGGCACATCAGGTTGCATGAACTTCCATAGTC containing:
- the LOC127083359 gene encoding zinc transporter 8: MGFKTNIKLSVFSILILFVIPTLISAECTCNEEDEDRNIAEALRYKIVALASILVASAIGVCIPVLGKLIPALSPEKDIFFIIKAFAAGVILSTGFIHVLPDAFENLTSPCLKEHPWGDFPFTGFVAMCTAMGSLMIDTYATAYFQNQYSKKTPTQVENHTDVEKDAEHEGHVHVHTHASHGHAHGHVSADPSSEHLRHRVISQVLELGIIVHSVIIGISLGASESPKTIRPLVGALTFHQFFEGMGLGSCITQANFKNLSIIVMGLFFALTTPIGIGIGIGISSVYDENSPTALIVEGIFNAASAGILIYMALVDLLAADFMNPRMQKSGTLRLGCNISLLLGAGAMSLIAKWA